ATCTTGCTTGCATCCAAGCACTTCTAGCGCGGACCGATCTGCGACTGATGCTGAGTGGGGATGTCCTTTCCATTTGGGTCGATGGGCAAGCAATTAATCAGGAGGTCATCAGGACGCCAGACATTAGCCAGTTGGCTTCCTGCATAGCAGCTATTCAGTCCGTCAGGGACTGGTTACTCCCGATTCAGCGAAAAGTTATTGGGAAAGTTGGGATTATTGCTGAAGGAAGGGACATGGGGACGCGAGTGTTCCCTAGTGCTGATGTGAAGTTTTTTCTCGATGCGGAATTGGAGATTCGAGCGAACCGACGGCAACGAGAATTAGCTCAACAAGGGAAAGTGATTGATCTGAAGACCGTGCGTAATGACATGGCCGTCCGAGATGATCGTGACCGGACAAGAATGGTCGACCCTTTACGTCCGGCGCCTGAGGCGATCATGATTGATACCTCTCGACAATCTGTTGAAGAAGTTGTCGGCCACATGATGCAATTCATAGCGGATCGTTTGTGAGTGGAGTGGCCTACGGGCTGTTATGGATCCTGTTTAATGGGTTGGCGCGCCTCCTGTTTCGATTTCGGACAGAAGGTTCCCAACACTTTCCCAAGACAGGAGGGATAATCGTTGCGGCTAATCATGCCAGTTACTTTGATATTCCCTTGTTAGGATGCGCGATTCCGCGGCGGGTTTTTTTTTTAGGGAGAGCGAGCTTATTTCCCAATCGGTATCTGAATTGGGCCTTGCAAAAGCTCGGCTGGATCCCTTTAAAAACGCACAGACTGGACAGGAAAGCCTTTGGACAGGCACTCTCTCACCTGCAAGCAGGTGAACCCGTAGTTATTTTCCCCGAGGGGACAAGAACAGAAGACGGATCCTTGCAGATCGGGAAGCCTGGCCTGGGTTATTTGGTAGCTGAATCACAATGCCAGGTGATTCCTGTGTATATTTCTGGTACCTTTACAGTTCTTCCCATTCAGGCTCGATGGCCGCGGCTGTTTCCCTTAAGGGTCAGCTTTGGAAAACCGTTGAAATTTTGTAAAGATGAGGGGAAGAGTGTCAAGTCATTTTATGAAGACGTATCGATAACGGTTATGGATCATATTGCGCAATTGGGTGGCGTTCCCTCTCCGACCCAGGATGCATATGAAACAGATTCAAAAAGCAAGTTGTGTGAATAATCATGGCAATCACCATTTAACCCGCCAAACTCTCCTGGAGGTATCAAAAGTCGGATGAATACTCTTACTCAACAACCTGAAAAAATTGATCGCGAAACTCTTGCCGCATTATACGACGAAACGTTTAAAAATATTGAAGAAGGAACGATTACCGAGGGCAGAGTCATTGATATCCAGCGAGATCGTGTGGTGGTGGATATTGGCTATAAGTCTGAAGGCATGATCCCTGCCGACCAATTTTCTCCGGAAGAGTTGGAACAGCTGGCGGTGAATGACCCGGTTCAAGTGTATATCGAGCAATGTGAGGATGCGGATGGCAATTTGCTCCTCTCCAAAGAAAAAGCCGACAAGATGAAGGTTTGGGAGGATTTGGAAGTTGCTCACAAAGATGAAAAACAAGTGCAAGGGAAAGTCATTTCTCGTATTAAGGGCGGCATGATCGTTGATATCGGCGTGAAGGCCTTTTTGCCAGGATCGCAAATTGACTTGACGCCGGTCAGAGATCTGGATGGTCTGGTCGGGAAAACGTATAACTTTAAAATTATTAAAATTAACCATCGTCGGGGCAATGTCGTGGTCTCCAGACGGGCGCTACTCGAAGAAACTCGGGATAAACGAAGACAGTCGACATTGTCGACATTG
Above is a window of Candidatus Nitrospira neomarina DNA encoding:
- the cmk gene encoding (d)CMP kinase, whose amino-acid sequence is MITIDGPAGVGKSTVAKCLATRLGYVYLDTGALYRAIAWKVQLEHLDPNNLACIQALLARTDLRLMLSGDVLSIWVDGQAINQEVIRTPDISQLASCIAAIQSVRDWLLPIQRKVIGKVGIIAEGRDMGTRVFPSADVKFFLDAELEIRANRRQRELAQQGKVIDLKTVRNDMAVRDDRDRTRMVDPLRPAPEAIMIDTSRQSVEEVVGHMMQFIADRL
- a CDS encoding lysophospholipid acyltransferase family protein — translated: MSGVAYGLLWILFNGLARLLFRFRTEGSQHFPKTGGIIVAANHASYFDIPLLGCAIPRRVFFLGRASLFPNRYLNWALQKLGWIPLKTHRLDRKAFGQALSHLQAGEPVVIFPEGTRTEDGSLQIGKPGLGYLVAESQCQVIPVYISGTFTVLPIQARWPRLFPLRVSFGKPLKFCKDEGKSVKSFYEDVSITVMDHIAQLGGVPSPTQDAYETDSKSKLCE